The following proteins come from a genomic window of Brevibacillus antibioticus:
- a CDS encoding GyrI-like domain-containing protein, whose protein sequence is MEGTIVHVPQKHLIGLSFSGSFPMLVECMPKLWETFLKRQHEIPLVISPDVRYDISDENRTYQMYTEYIVVEVERFDHIPAGMVGFTIPAKTYARFTHTGPMEQVQSTYHGLFGWLNENGHQVDERALRMERYDERYVPSVHESVRADNTYEIFIPLR, encoded by the coding sequence ATGGAAGGGACGATTGTTCACGTGCCGCAAAAGCATCTGATTGGGCTTAGCTTCTCTGGTTCGTTTCCGATGCTTGTGGAATGCATGCCCAAACTGTGGGAGACTTTTTTGAAGCGTCAGCATGAGATTCCTCTCGTGATTTCACCGGATGTTCGTTACGACATCAGCGACGAGAATCGGACGTACCAAATGTATACCGAGTACATTGTGGTGGAAGTAGAGCGTTTCGACCATATTCCTGCGGGCATGGTCGGGTTCACGATCCCAGCGAAGACATACGCCCGGTTTACCCACACAGGACCGATGGAACAGGTCCAAAGCACATACCACGGCCTGTTTGGCTGGCTTAACGAGAATGGCCATCAAGTGGACGAGCGAGCTCTTCGCATGGAGCGCTATGATGAGCGGTACGTTCCATCTGTGCATGAGTCTGTTCGGGCCGACAATACGTATGAAATTTTTATCCCGCTCCGGTAA
- the hemB gene encoding porphobilinogen synthase, translating into MAQTFDRHRRLRKSAAMRNLVRENHVRVEDLIYPLFVVEGTGIKNEIPSMPGVYQLSLDTLAEEMKEIEALGIQAVLMFGVPTHKDACGTEAYNDDAITQQAMRLIKEAHPEMIVIADTCLCEYTDHGHCGVIHEGEVMNDETLKLLGQTAVSQAKAGADIIAPSNMMDGFVVAIREALDEAGFEHIPIMSYAVKYASAFYGPFRDAAGSTPQFGDRKSYQMDASNAREGLREAASDVKEGADFLIVKPGLAFMDMVLRLRENFNLPIVAYNVSAEYSMVKAAALNGWIDEERIVMETLVGFKRAGADLIITYHAKDVAKWLAR; encoded by the coding sequence ATGGCACAAACATTTGACCGTCATCGCCGTCTTCGCAAAAGCGCGGCTATGCGCAATCTGGTGCGGGAGAACCACGTACGGGTGGAAGACTTGATTTATCCGTTGTTCGTGGTGGAAGGAACGGGTATTAAGAATGAGATTCCGTCCATGCCAGGCGTGTATCAGCTCTCCTTGGACACACTGGCTGAAGAGATGAAAGAAATCGAAGCTCTGGGAATTCAAGCTGTTTTGATGTTTGGGGTACCAACACATAAAGACGCATGTGGAACAGAGGCGTACAATGATGATGCGATTACCCAGCAGGCGATGCGTCTGATCAAGGAAGCCCATCCAGAAATGATTGTGATTGCAGATACATGCCTGTGTGAATACACCGATCATGGTCACTGTGGTGTCATTCACGAAGGCGAGGTCATGAATGACGAAACATTGAAGCTTTTGGGTCAGACCGCCGTTTCCCAGGCAAAAGCGGGAGCAGATATTATTGCACCGTCCAACATGATGGACGGTTTCGTGGTGGCAATCCGTGAAGCTTTGGACGAGGCTGGTTTTGAGCACATTCCGATCATGTCCTATGCGGTGAAATACGCTTCTGCCTTCTACGGTCCGTTCCGCGATGCGGCAGGTTCGACTCCACAATTCGGCGATCGCAAAAGCTACCAAATGGACGCGTCCAATGCACGTGAAGGTCTGCGCGAGGCAGCTTCCGATGTAAAAGAAGGCGCGGACTTCTTGATCGTGAAGCCAGGTCTTGCCTTCATGGACATGGTTCTTCGCCTGCGTGAGAACTTCAACCTGCCGATCGTGGCTTACAATGTGAGTGCCGAGTATTCCATGGTCAAAGCAGCAGCTCTGAATGGCTGGATTGATGAAGAGCGTATCGTCATGGAAACATTGGTAGGCTTCAAGCGCGCAGGCGCAGATTTGATTATTACGTATCATGCAAAAGATGTTGCAAAATGGCTGGCGAGGTGA
- a CDS encoding uroporphyrinogen-III synthase, which translates to MIAHGSHKPLTGKCIMVTRARSQVCELVEHIERLGGEAYAFPLLKMMPPTDTAKLDEAITQLPTYDWVVFTSVNGVRFFLERMREVGVGLEAFTGKIAAVGPKTAKALEHHGLEVAVIPSDYVAEGLLSSLYDQLLPGQRVLLPRADIARKALPKELARLGLLVTEVDVYHTVIDAKQAPDAAEKLQQGLIDIILFTSSSTVTHFMAAMESYASLDWLKHVQIACIGPITADTAKQNGLSVHVVASEYTVEGLLAAIIENLGGNRHGTNI; encoded by the coding sequence ATGATTGCCCACGGATCGCACAAGCCGCTGACTGGCAAGTGCATCATGGTCACGCGGGCAAGAAGTCAAGTTTGCGAGCTCGTTGAGCATATCGAGCGGTTAGGTGGGGAAGCGTACGCATTTCCCCTGTTAAAAATGATGCCGCCGACGGACACAGCCAAGCTCGACGAAGCCATCACCCAGTTGCCAACATACGACTGGGTGGTCTTCACGAGTGTGAATGGTGTACGCTTTTTCTTGGAGCGCATGCGCGAGGTCGGGGTAGGACTCGAAGCGTTCACTGGCAAAATTGCTGCGGTCGGTCCGAAGACGGCAAAGGCGCTTGAGCATCACGGGCTCGAAGTAGCTGTCATCCCGTCTGATTACGTGGCGGAGGGCTTGCTGTCGAGCTTGTATGATCAGTTGCTTCCTGGTCAGCGCGTTCTGCTGCCTCGTGCAGATATTGCCCGCAAGGCACTGCCAAAGGAGTTGGCTCGGTTGGGGCTTCTCGTGACAGAGGTAGACGTGTATCACACTGTCATTGATGCGAAGCAGGCTCCAGACGCAGCGGAAAAGCTACAGCAAGGTCTCATCGATATCATCTTGTTTACTAGCTCTTCAACGGTGACGCATTTCATGGCAGCGATGGAGTCTTATGCATCGTTAGACTGGCTCAAGCACGTTCAGATAGCCTGTATCGGGCCAATAACGGCAGATACAGCAAAACAAAACGGGCTTTCTGTTCATGTGGTAGCGAGTGAGTACACCGTGGAAGGCTTACTAGCAGCTATCATAGAGAATCTGGGAGGGAATCGACATGGCACAAACATTTGA
- a CDS encoding PadR family transcriptional regulator, with the protein MNVQFKKGVLELCVLVLTAKQDRYGYELVASISEKFHISEGTVYPLLRRLTQEGFFTTYLAESQEGPPRKYYQLTNRGRQYMNDLVLEWRIFNRGVNEIIEEGLGYDKA; encoded by the coding sequence ATGAATGTACAGTTTAAAAAGGGGGTTCTGGAGCTGTGTGTTCTCGTCTTGACAGCTAAGCAGGACAGATACGGCTACGAACTGGTTGCAAGCATCTCAGAAAAATTTCATATCTCTGAAGGAACGGTCTACCCCTTGCTTCGCCGTTTGACCCAGGAAGGATTTTTTACGACCTATTTGGCGGAATCACAAGAGGGACCCCCACGGAAATATTACCAGCTGACAAATCGCGGTCGTCAATACATGAATGACCTCGTCTTGGAGTGGCGAATATTTAACCGCGGGGTAAATGAGATCATAGAGGAGGGACTCGGATATGACAAGGCGTGA
- the hemL gene encoding glutamate-1-semialdehyde 2,1-aminomutase yields MNREKSTQLFAEAQHYIPGGVNSPVRAFKSVGGNPVYIAKGEGSRIFDVDGNCYIDYIGSWGPLILGHAHPRVLAAITEVAALGTSFGAPTERETEMAKLVCEIVPSVEVVRMVNSGTEATMSALRLARGFTKRNKIMKFEGCYHGHADSLLIKAGSGVATLGLPDSPGVPEGTAHNTITVPYNDLESVKLAFEAFGDDLAAVIVEPIGGNMGVVPPQPGFLEGLREITEKHGTLLIFDEVMTGFRVALGGAQELYGITPDLTTMGKVIGGGLPVGAYGGKREIMQQVAPAGPIYQAGTLSGNPLAMAAGLTTLQELSKSGAYERLEKMSARLAEGLADNAKKLGIPHTLNRVGSMVCLFFTETPVINYETAKTSDLERFSAYFSYLLEEGVMIPPSQFEGMFVSLAHTDEDIERTIEVSYKAMKKAFE; encoded by the coding sequence ATGAATAGAGAAAAATCTACTCAGTTATTTGCAGAAGCACAGCATTACATACCAGGCGGAGTAAACAGTCCGGTTCGTGCCTTTAAAAGCGTTGGAGGCAATCCTGTTTACATTGCAAAAGGAGAAGGCTCCCGCATTTTTGATGTGGATGGAAACTGCTACATTGACTACATCGGCTCGTGGGGTCCATTGATCTTGGGTCATGCGCATCCGCGTGTCCTTGCAGCGATTACGGAAGTCGCTGCGCTTGGAACCAGCTTCGGAGCACCAACTGAGCGGGAAACAGAAATGGCAAAGCTCGTTTGTGAGATTGTGCCATCTGTAGAAGTCGTACGCATGGTGAACTCCGGTACAGAGGCAACGATGAGCGCTCTTCGCCTCGCGCGTGGCTTTACCAAACGCAACAAAATCATGAAGTTCGAAGGCTGCTACCATGGTCATGCCGATAGCCTATTGATCAAAGCTGGTTCCGGTGTGGCTACACTAGGGCTTCCAGACAGCCCAGGCGTACCAGAAGGAACCGCACATAACACAATTACGGTTCCTTACAATGATCTGGAAAGCGTCAAACTGGCATTTGAAGCGTTTGGCGATGATCTGGCAGCAGTTATTGTGGAGCCAATCGGCGGCAACATGGGGGTTGTTCCTCCACAGCCAGGCTTCCTTGAAGGACTGCGTGAAATTACGGAGAAACATGGTACACTGCTCATCTTCGATGAAGTCATGACGGGCTTCCGTGTAGCTTTGGGCGGTGCACAAGAGCTGTACGGCATTACTCCGGATCTGACAACGATGGGGAAAGTCATCGGCGGTGGCTTGCCAGTAGGTGCATATGGCGGTAAACGTGAGATCATGCAGCAAGTGGCTCCAGCAGGACCAATCTATCAGGCAGGTACGCTGTCAGGAAATCCTTTGGCGATGGCAGCAGGCTTGACTACCTTGCAAGAGCTCAGCAAATCAGGTGCTTACGAGCGCTTGGAGAAGATGTCTGCTCGTTTGGCTGAAGGCTTGGCTGACAATGCCAAGAAGCTGGGCATTCCGCACACGCTCAATCGCGTAGGCTCCATGGTTTGCCTGTTCTTCACAGAGACGCCGGTTATCAACTATGAAACAGCGAAAACATCCGATCTGGAGCGTTTCTCGGCATACTTTAGCTATCTGCTGGAGGAAGGTGTCATGATCCCGCCGTCCCAGTTTGAGGGTATGTTCGTTTCCTTGGCTCATACAGATGAAGATATCGAACGGACGATTGAAGTAAGCTACAAAGCGATGAAAAAAGCGTTTGAATAA
- a CDS encoding bifunctional metallophosphatase/5'-nucleotidase, which translates to MKKVRRITMTAFASIVFASLMSSSAFAAPLHPVQHVDWMVKKAIVSAGQNGDLALDRAVTLAEATIVFSKLKEAKVGAAAKGAHWSTPYFDWAKSQGALTQDDYKNPAQAVTSAKLTQMADKLGYKVKLDKKATVTRGEFFQALGDAATKHVTIAHTNDTHGHIQEDKNQKEFGFAKIATLLKEWRTENENFLLLDAGDTFQGTVFVNQFKGESVVPILNSLDYNVMAAGNHEFDFGYEQLLKLRDMLEHPVISANVFKADGKELLPPVFKAEIGGKKFAFVGFVAEDTPVLTHPDNVKGLTFKNPVEVAKVLVPQLKKEVDHVIVVSHIGVNVDREIAKNVPGIDLIVGGHSHTPLKEPELVNGTYIVQDWEYGKSLGRADLYYLDKELVAFSGGLKEYDEAVVADPDVDKMVKEVVAKIDTVMNVVIAKSEVPLDGDRALVRTKETNVGNLITDIMLERTKSIKGYEADVALANGGGIRTQLPAGDITKKGLYTLLPFENNTLAVVEVTGEELKKALENGVSKVEEGAGRYPQVSGMSFTYNPSKPAGERVVEVKVGDKPLDLTKTYKLATIDFLAAGGDGYESLKKPFFNTGLSMYSIVEEGLVKRKTVNPKVEDRIVEVKK; encoded by the coding sequence ATGAAAAAGGTACGTCGGATTACGATGACGGCGTTTGCATCTATCGTATTTGCATCGCTGATGTCTTCCTCAGCATTTGCAGCACCATTGCATCCTGTACAGCACGTTGACTGGATGGTGAAAAAGGCAATTGTATCAGCGGGGCAAAATGGCGATCTTGCTTTGGATCGTGCCGTGACTCTCGCAGAAGCTACTATTGTTTTCTCCAAATTGAAAGAGGCAAAAGTGGGAGCTGCCGCTAAAGGTGCTCATTGGTCTACTCCTTACTTCGACTGGGCAAAGAGCCAAGGTGCTCTCACACAAGACGACTATAAAAACCCTGCGCAAGCGGTAACCTCTGCCAAGCTTACACAAATGGCTGACAAACTGGGCTACAAAGTGAAGCTCGACAAAAAGGCGACCGTCACGCGCGGTGAATTTTTCCAAGCATTGGGTGATGCGGCTACCAAGCATGTAACGATTGCCCACACTAACGATACACACGGTCATATTCAAGAAGACAAGAACCAAAAAGAATTCGGCTTTGCCAAAATCGCAACCTTGCTCAAGGAATGGCGCACAGAGAACGAAAACTTCTTGCTCTTGGACGCTGGTGATACCTTCCAAGGTACTGTTTTCGTGAACCAATTCAAAGGCGAATCTGTTGTTCCGATCCTCAACAGCCTCGACTACAACGTAATGGCTGCAGGTAACCACGAGTTTGACTTCGGTTATGAGCAATTGCTCAAGCTGCGTGACATGCTCGAGCATCCAGTTATCTCTGCTAACGTGTTCAAGGCGGATGGAAAAGAATTGCTGCCACCTGTTTTCAAAGCAGAGATTGGCGGGAAGAAATTCGCCTTTGTTGGTTTCGTAGCGGAAGACACACCTGTACTGACTCACCCTGACAACGTAAAAGGGCTGACATTCAAAAACCCGGTAGAAGTGGCGAAAGTACTTGTACCGCAGTTGAAAAAAGAAGTAGATCACGTAATTGTTGTTTCCCATATCGGAGTAAATGTAGACCGTGAAATCGCGAAAAACGTTCCTGGCATTGACCTGATTGTTGGTGGTCACTCCCATACTCCACTGAAAGAACCTGAACTCGTAAACGGCACGTACATCGTACAAGACTGGGAGTACGGCAAGTCTCTCGGACGCGCTGACCTCTACTATCTCGACAAAGAACTGGTAGCATTCAGCGGCGGTTTGAAAGAGTACGATGAAGCAGTTGTGGCTGATCCAGACGTAGATAAGATGGTAAAAGAAGTCGTGGCCAAGATCGATACTGTCATGAATGTAGTTATTGCGAAATCCGAAGTGCCACTCGATGGTGACCGTGCGCTGGTCCGTACGAAAGAAACAAACGTAGGTAACCTGATCACAGATATCATGCTGGAGCGCACGAAGTCCATCAAGGGCTATGAGGCAGATGTAGCACTGGCGAACGGCGGTGGAATCCGTACACAGCTGCCAGCAGGCGATATCACGAAAAAAGGTCTGTACACGCTCCTGCCATTCGAGAACAATACACTGGCAGTCGTAGAAGTAACAGGCGAAGAGCTGAAGAAAGCTCTCGAAAACGGCGTGAGCAAGGTAGAAGAGGGAGCAGGACGCTACCCGCAAGTGAGCGGCATGAGCTTCACGTACAACCCATCCAAGCCAGCGGGTGAGCGCGTAGTAGAAGTAAAAGTTGGCGACAAGCCGCTTGACCTGACTAAAACGTATAAATTGGCAACGATCGACTTCCTGGCAGCAGGTGGAGATGGTTACGAATCGTTGAAAAAGCCATTCTTCAACACAGGCTTGTCCATGTACAGCATTGTGGAGGAAGGCTTGGTCAAGCGTAAAACTGTTAATCCTAAAGTAGAAGACCGCATTGTTGAAGTGAAAAAATAA
- a CDS encoding alpha/beta fold hydrolase encodes MKKEVQLSNGIKIAYVEEGTGESLVLIHGFCGSSAYWHKLVPLLSKTYRVIAIDLRGHGDSSAPDEPYSIERFADDLALLVEELGLTKIHLFGHSLGGYVTLAFANQYADKLASFGLVHSTPYPDDDAAKANRDKGADNIRQNGMEPFIKALVPKLFAPSHIDTMREEFQLAKEIGFATSPVGAIQTLIAMRDRVDRNHVLQETTLPVLLVAGTEDQIIPAEKTFTVDKNNVKQVLLPDAGHMGMVESTEKMADALKSFLNRK; translated from the coding sequence ATGAAAAAGGAAGTCCAACTAAGTAACGGCATCAAAATAGCCTATGTAGAAGAAGGAACGGGGGAATCGCTTGTTTTGATCCACGGTTTTTGCGGGAGCTCAGCTTACTGGCATAAACTCGTGCCGCTCTTGTCTAAAACGTATCGTGTCATTGCAATCGATTTGCGTGGTCATGGAGACAGCTCGGCGCCTGATGAGCCGTATTCGATCGAGCGCTTTGCAGACGATCTGGCTTTGCTTGTAGAGGAGCTTGGTTTAACGAAGATTCATCTGTTTGGACATTCACTCGGTGGCTATGTGACCTTGGCATTTGCAAATCAATACGCGGACAAGCTGGCGAGCTTTGGCTTGGTCCATTCGACGCCATATCCGGATGACGACGCTGCCAAAGCCAATCGGGATAAAGGCGCAGATAACATCCGCCAAAATGGAATGGAGCCGTTTATCAAAGCCCTCGTACCGAAGCTGTTCGCACCTTCGCATATCGACACGATGAGAGAAGAATTCCAGCTGGCAAAAGAAATTGGCTTTGCGACGAGCCCGGTTGGAGCCATCCAAACATTAATTGCCATGCGTGATCGAGTGGATCGCAATCATGTGCTGCAAGAAACGACATTACCTGTGCTATTAGTCGCAGGAACAGAGGACCAGATCATTCCTGCTGAAAAAACTTTTACAGTAGATAAAAATAACGTCAAACAAGTGCTGTTGCCTGATGCTGGGCATATGGGCATGGTTGAATCGACAGAGAAAATGGCTGATGCCTTAAAGAGCTTTCTAAACAGAAAGTAA
- a CDS encoding cytochrome C assembly family protein gives MAEVRWIYDLTIFLYAASVLFYFNDFLQSNRKVNRLAFGLLVVVWALQTAFFVSQAVMKGYFPVITLFETLFFYSWVLVGLSLAIHYFFRIDLLVFFTNIIGFVVLVMSMFLPETPIEAVSSILTSELLLTHVTLAMFSYGAFSLSMIFSAMYLLQHKMLKGRRWSPLLRRLPSLDKLEGYAYRMNMLGVPMLLLSIVLGIIWGKMVLPEKFLLDSKVVLSVLVVAIYSLWLYQRYRDTMQMRRLAQWNVVAFLLLLINFLGFTTSTFHDWW, from the coding sequence ATGGCCGAGGTGAGATGGATCTACGACTTGACGATCTTTCTCTACGCTGCAAGTGTTCTCTTCTATTTTAACGACTTCTTGCAAAGCAACCGGAAAGTCAATCGTCTGGCTTTCGGGTTGCTTGTTGTCGTTTGGGCCTTGCAAACCGCATTTTTTGTCTCGCAAGCAGTCATGAAGGGGTATTTTCCAGTCATTACGCTGTTTGAGACGCTATTTTTTTATTCATGGGTGCTGGTAGGCTTGTCGCTTGCTATTCACTATTTTTTTCGGATTGATTTGCTGGTTTTTTTTACTAATATTATCGGGTTTGTCGTGCTCGTCATGTCGATGTTTTTGCCGGAAACGCCGATTGAGGCTGTATCGAGTATTTTGACCTCTGAGCTATTGCTGACACATGTGACACTGGCCATGTTCAGTTACGGGGCTTTCTCGCTCTCCATGATCTTCTCGGCCATGTACTTGCTCCAGCACAAAATGCTCAAGGGAAGACGCTGGTCGCCGTTGCTCAGGCGTTTGCCTAGCCTTGATAAATTGGAGGGCTACGCGTACCGAATGAACATGCTGGGTGTACCGATGCTCTTGCTCTCGATTGTATTAGGGATCATTTGGGGTAAAATGGTTTTGCCGGAGAAATTTCTGCTAGATTCAAAAGTAGTGCTCTCCGTGCTGGTCGTTGCGATTTATTCGTTGTGGCTGTACCAACGCTATCGGGATACGATGCAGATGCGCAGACTCGCGCAGTGGAACGTCGTGGCGTTTTTGTTACTGCTTATTAATTTTTTAGGCTTCACTACTTCTACATTTCACGACTGGTGGTAG
- the hemC gene encoding hydroxymethylbilane synthase → MGKWKVGTRRSKLALTQTKWVVDKLKGFAPEADFELHEIVTKGDRILDVTLSKVGGKGLFVKEIEQSLFDKETDFAVHSLKDMPAELPEGLVIGAIPKRVDPRDVLLSKDGKTLDELPQGALVGTSSLRRSSQILAHRPDIQIESLRGNIDTRMRKLEEGNFDAIILAAAGLERVNFEGNISQFLPVEISLPAVGQGALAIECRADDEETLALLKQFDDAPTRLAVTAERSFLHKLQGGCQVPIGAYATVGENNEITLTGMVGSPDGKQMFKNTATGQDPLTLGIQVAEALLAQGAGDVLAQVLRENEQ, encoded by the coding sequence ATGGGAAAATGGAAAGTGGGAACGCGTCGCAGCAAATTGGCGCTCACCCAAACGAAGTGGGTCGTAGATAAACTGAAGGGGTTCGCACCTGAAGCTGATTTTGAATTGCATGAAATCGTGACAAAAGGCGATCGGATCCTCGATGTGACCTTGTCCAAAGTAGGCGGAAAAGGATTGTTTGTCAAAGAAATCGAGCAATCCTTGTTCGATAAGGAAACCGATTTTGCGGTACACAGCTTGAAGGATATGCCGGCTGAATTGCCAGAGGGCTTGGTAATTGGCGCGATTCCGAAGCGTGTTGATCCTCGAGATGTCCTGCTTTCCAAGGACGGCAAGACGTTGGATGAATTGCCACAAGGAGCTTTGGTAGGAACCAGTAGCTTGCGCCGTTCTTCACAAATTCTCGCACATCGCCCTGACATTCAGATCGAATCTCTGCGTGGAAATATTGATACGCGCATGCGCAAGCTTGAGGAAGGGAATTTTGATGCGATCATCCTCGCTGCGGCTGGGCTTGAGCGCGTGAATTTTGAAGGGAACATCTCACAGTTCCTGCCTGTTGAAATCAGCTTGCCAGCAGTCGGTCAAGGTGCGCTTGCCATCGAATGCCGTGCAGACGATGAGGAGACACTCGCTCTTTTGAAGCAGTTTGATGACGCACCGACGCGTTTGGCGGTAACGGCAGAGCGCAGCTTCCTGCATAAACTCCAAGGAGGCTGTCAGGTGCCGATTGGCGCATATGCGACAGTTGGTGAGAACAATGAAATTACTTTGACAGGTATGGTTGGCTCCCCAGATGGGAAGCAAATGTTCAAAAACACGGCGACCGGTCAAGATCCGTTAACGCTGGGAATTCAAGTGGCGGAAGCTCTTCTGGCGCAAGGAGCGGGAGACGTACTTGCGCAAGTATTGCGGGAGAATGAGCAATGA
- the hemA gene encoding glutamyl-tRNA reductase translates to MDILLLGLNYKTAPVEIREKFTFSDDGTARALHLLSQTKSIAECIILGTCNRTEIYVVCDQANIGRDYTRRFLAEWFGVEKEQFKDHLYIKENEQAIEHLFRVSSGLDSMVMGETQILGQVRDAFLLAQELQTTGTVFNTLFKQAITFAKRAHTETAIGQNAVSVSYAAVELGKKIFGSFAGKSVLIVGAGKMSELTAKHLHANGSERVMVANRTLERAQLLAEKFKGDSCTMEQLPEALLTADIVISSTGATGYVLGKKELAPIMKQRKHRPLFMVDIAVPRDLNPDLHDLDNVFLYDIDDLEGIVASNVAERSREAERLDVMIQEEIVAFTTWYQTLGVAPLIAALRDKANTIQSEAMRKIENKLPNLSEREMHIIRKTTKGIVNQLLHDPVVRLKEMAATKDGEEVLDIFEKMFALEEILERKEQEAIWANDKNKQTSSSREQVLASRFPE, encoded by the coding sequence ATGGATATTCTTTTGCTGGGTCTAAACTATAAAACAGCTCCTGTCGAAATTCGCGAAAAGTTTACATTCAGCGACGATGGGACAGCACGCGCTCTTCATCTCCTCTCCCAGACGAAGAGTATCGCAGAATGTATCATACTGGGAACGTGCAACCGGACGGAGATTTACGTCGTTTGCGACCAGGCGAATATTGGCCGAGACTATACCCGCCGTTTTTTGGCTGAATGGTTCGGCGTGGAGAAAGAACAATTTAAGGATCATCTCTATATAAAAGAGAACGAACAGGCAATCGAGCACTTGTTCCGCGTCTCTTCCGGTCTTGATTCGATGGTAATGGGAGAAACACAAATCCTCGGACAAGTCCGTGATGCGTTCCTGTTAGCGCAGGAGCTTCAAACGACAGGGACTGTCTTCAACACCTTGTTCAAGCAAGCGATTACGTTCGCCAAGCGTGCCCATACAGAGACAGCGATTGGGCAAAATGCGGTTTCTGTCAGCTACGCTGCTGTCGAGCTGGGGAAAAAGATTTTCGGTTCCTTCGCAGGGAAGTCTGTCCTGATCGTCGGAGCGGGCAAAATGAGCGAGCTGACCGCCAAACATCTGCACGCAAACGGATCGGAACGTGTCATGGTAGCGAATCGTACATTAGAGCGAGCGCAGCTTTTGGCAGAAAAGTTCAAGGGTGACTCCTGTACGATGGAGCAGCTGCCAGAGGCACTGCTCACAGCAGACATCGTCATCAGCTCGACCGGAGCGACAGGTTATGTCCTCGGCAAAAAAGAACTGGCTCCGATCATGAAACAACGAAAGCATCGTCCGTTGTTCATGGTGGATATCGCAGTTCCTCGCGACCTGAATCCTGACTTGCATGATCTTGATAACGTATTTTTATATGATATTGACGATCTGGAAGGAATCGTTGCGAGTAATGTTGCGGAACGTTCTCGTGAAGCGGAACGTCTGGATGTTATGATTCAAGAAGAGATCGTGGCATTCACGACCTGGTACCAGACGCTTGGCGTAGCACCACTCATCGCTGCACTGCGTGACAAGGCAAACACGATCCAAAGCGAAGCGATGCGAAAAATCGAAAACAAGCTGCCGAACCTGTCTGAGCGGGAGATGCACATCATCCGCAAGACAACCAAGGGCATTGTCAATCAACTGTTGCACGATCCGGTCGTGCGTTTAAAAGAAATGGCAGCTACCAAAGATGGGGAAGAAGTACTGGATATTTTCGAGAAAATGTTTGCGTTGGAGGAGATCCTGGAGCGAAAAGAACAGGAAGCAATCTGGGCTAACGATAAAAATAAACAGACATCTTCTTCTCGGGAGCAGGTATTGGCTTCCCGGTTCCCTGAATAA
- a CDS encoding alpha/beta family hydrolase, giving the protein MVYPKTGSVIVGDGREMTYTYIQENQTPSRSVCFFFPGASYSFDRPYLYYSTMLFLSKQIDLVHVHAEYGRDNTDFWNHSFANRSAWISEEMQTVVSHVLDAHEYERVFFLGKSLGTVPIACGLLKESRFARSSAILLTPLLTEDVFHTELLTLTQQVLLVSGTADHYYDQGVVDQLATSKPNIQLHLPQNAKHSLDVDLYVDDSLQVLQSVMGELARFLDKQMD; this is encoded by the coding sequence ATGGTATACCCAAAAACAGGTTCCGTGATCGTCGGGGACGGCAGAGAAATGACGTACACGTACATTCAGGAAAATCAGACGCCATCTCGCTCCGTCTGCTTTTTCTTTCCCGGAGCCAGCTATTCGTTTGACAGGCCTTATCTGTATTATTCTACCATGCTTTTTTTGAGCAAACAGATCGATCTCGTCCATGTACACGCAGAGTATGGACGAGACAATACGGATTTTTGGAATCACTCATTCGCCAATCGAAGTGCTTGGATCAGCGAGGAGATGCAAACGGTTGTCTCACACGTACTGGATGCTCACGAGTATGAACGAGTTTTCTTCCTCGGGAAGTCACTCGGTACGGTGCCGATTGCCTGCGGATTGCTCAAGGAATCTCGTTTTGCCCGTTCGTCCGCTATCCTGTTGACTCCATTGCTGACTGAGGATGTGTTCCATACGGAATTGCTGACTCTTACCCAGCAGGTATTACTCGTCTCAGGCACTGCCGATCATTACTACGACCAGGGTGTGGTTGATCAGCTGGCCACATCCAAACCAAACATCCAGCTCCATCTCCCGCAAAACGCCAAGCACTCCCTCGATGTTGATCTCTATGTCGATGATTCCCTTCAAGTGCTACAGTCTGTCATGGGTGAACTAGCACGCTTCTTGGACAAGCAAATGGATTGA